A stretch of Aspergillus nidulans FGSC A4 chromosome VI DNA encodes these proteins:
- a CDS encoding small subunit rRNA maturation protein TSR4 (transcript_id=CADANIAT00010023), translating to MDPYDSDSSGFEDEGDYTETGVVLGYASEEMIEDTVTHIGGWPTWLDESTPPSGEFAKCKVCNNTMLLLLELDGELYEHFPDADRRLYIFSCPRKACNRKAGSIRALRATRLHKSHQAPQKIEKQEPEKKVVEQSQAPKPDLGASLFGSSTLTKSVSANANPFSSKPASGSTQSSNPFAAPVASHSPAPLASATEFKSTPNTLSESFADKVRVSSPPPSTQAAEPAGPPTPWPARSEFPEPYTNFYIDAEGETLSRPPTPKIPDNVTIDTSEDAEGGSGGADAKDAFESDLDKAFLKFSTRLGHNPEQVLRYEFRGTPLLYSHTDAVGKLLHDSTPSAAKVSTKSSGASRMPRCQYCSSERVFELQLVPHAISVLEEGREGVGLGKDDGGMEWGTIILGVCNRNCGPEEIGAVGYREEWAGVQWEEAAK from the exons ATGGATCCGTACGACAGCGACTCTTCCGGCTTTGAGGATGAGGGGGACTACACTGAGACTGGAGTCGTGCTGGGATACGCCTCGGAGGAGATGATTGAGGACACTGTTACCCATATCGGTGGTTGGCCA ACATGGCTGGACGAATCTACCCCGCCTTCCGGCGAATTCGCCAAATGCAAAGTGTGCAACAATACaatgctcctcctcctcgagctaGACGGCGAGCTGTATGAGCACTTCCCCGACGCTGACAGACGCTTGTACATCTTCTCCTGTCCCCGCAAAGCATGCAACCGAAAAGCAGGCAGCATCCGAGCCCTGCGCGCGACAAGACTACACAAGAGCCACCAGGCGCCGCAAAAGATTGAGAAGCAGGAaccggagaagaaggtggtcGAACAGTCCCAGGCACCCAAGCCGGATCTTGGTGCAAGCCTGTTTGGTAGCTCAACTCTCACCAAGAGCGTCTCTGCGAACGCAAACCCTTTCTCGTCAAAGCCGGCTTCAGGTTCTACACAATCAAGCAATCCGTTCGCTGCCCCTGTTGCTAGCCATTCACCTGCTCCTCTCGCGTCAGCCACAGAATTCAAATCAACCCCCAACACCCTCTCCGAATCATTTGCAGACAAAGTCCGCgtctcctcgccgcctccgtcCACTCAAGCCGCCGAGCCAGCTGGCCCACCAACTCCCTGGCCGGCACGCTCTGAGTTCCCAGAGCCTTACACAAACTTCTACATCGATGCAGAAGGCGAAACTCTCTCGCGCCCGCCGACCCCCAAAATCCCTGACAACGTCACAATTGATACGAGCGAAGACGCCGAGGGGGGTAGCGGCGGCGCAGATGCAAAAGACGCGTTCGAGTCGGATCTCGACAAGGCCTTCCTCAAGTTCTCTACCCGCCTCGGTCATAATCCAGAGCAAGTTCTGCGTTATGAATTCCGCGGTACCCCTTTGCTATACTCGCATACCGATGCCGTGGGAAAGTTGTTGCATGACTCTACCCCTTCTGCTGCCAAAGTCAGTACGAAGTCGAGCGGTGCGAGTCGTATGCCACGGTGTCAGTATTGCAGCAGTGAAAGAGTGTTCGAACTGCAGCTTGTCCCGCATGCGATTAGTGTTCTtgaggaggggagggagggggTTGGACTTGGGAAGGATGATGGCGGAATGGAGTGGGGGACTATCATTCTGGGTGTTTGTAATAGGAATTGTGGGCCGGAGGAAATTGGAGCGGTTGGGTACAGGGAGGAATGGGCTGGCGTGCAGTGGGAAGAGGCTGCTAAATAG
- a CDS encoding CSN8/PSMD8/EIF3K family protein (transcript_id=CADANIAT00010024): MGVAIDKCETRPANIEAILSGLDRYNPETTTVFQDYVVQQCEDRTFDCYANLALLKLYQFNPHLLQPETVTNILVKALTVFPSPAFSLCLALLPAYTQPFPSSEAEATAAQMSDFVESVQKLARLSSLLESAQYAQFWSTLNSDDLYADLVADVAGFEELVRIRIAVEVGKAFREVNAEVLEQWLDVRNSEALEKFVTEVCSWEVDKSGSATVVKVPTNKENEARSEVKSERVGVDMFGRVIRRGFEQAA; the protein is encoded by the exons ATGGGCGTCGCTATCGACAAGTGCGAGACACGACCGGCTAACATCGAGGCCATTTTGAGCGGCCTCGACCGGTATAACCCGGAGACCACCACAGTATTCCAGGACTACGTGGTTCAACAGTGCGAGGACCGGACATTCGACTGCTATGCCAACCTGGCTCTGCTCAAGCT TTACCAATTCAACccccacctcctccaacctGAGACCGTTAccaacatcctcgtcaaggCCCTCACTGTCTTCCCCTCTCCCGCCTTCTCCCTCTGCCTCGCCCTGCTCCCCGCCTACACTCAgcccttcccctcttccgaggccgaggccacgGCCGCACAGATGTCCGACTTCGTCGAATCCGTCCAGAAGCTCGCTCGGCTTTCGTCGCTGCTCGAGTCCGCCCAGTACGCCCAGTTCTGGTCAACACTGAACTCTGACGACCTGTACGCTgacctcgtcgccgacgtTGCTGGCTTCGAGGAGCTCGTCCGCATTCGCATCGCCGTTGAGGTCGGCAAGGCCTTCCGTGAAGTCAACGCGGAAGTCCTGGAGCAATGGCTCGATGTGCGAAACAGCGAGGCGCTCGAAAAGTTCGTGACTGAGGTTTGCAGCTGGGAGGTTGATAAGTCTGGCTCTGCCACTGTTGTCAAGGTGCCCACGAACAAGGAAAACGAGGCGCGCAGCGAGGTCAAGAGTGAGCGGGTTGGTGTTGACATGTTTGGTCGGGTCATCAGGAGAGGCTTCGAGCAGGCTGCATAA
- a CDS encoding uncharacterized protein (transcript_id=CADANIAT00010025), with protein MRSLMSARNVSLLSLTMGVAAAVDYSQYVNPFIGSEGPFPGQGYGGGDIFVGGARPFGVAKVGIDTTAANWSMAVLNGGWSPDGNVTAITMMHESGTGGAPKYGIIPQMPLTHIDPPVNILDNLTYSQPRVGHDTASVGYFKTQLQNGVQIELSGSRHAGIIEYSFPAGDKHILVDVSHYLPGSPNDPNSQFYVGGEIHILDNGQAYSGYGTYIGGWNNGAPFTVYFYGEFDKAPGSARVFKGPNTDPMRGYQGLANGQSSFPVYGNLTNTASSGPMNDRVGGIFSWNTHEELSISSRVGISFISSEKAHSYIRNEIPSWRLNDTVDAALEEWNNDVFSKIQVPLDDTANLTNVRLLYSSLYFIHLMPSDRTGENPLWESGEPSWDDFYTLWDIFRCTVSFYHIFQPVYYESMIRGLIDIWRHQGFLPDGRSGNWNGLVQGGSNADNVLADAYVKGLRGAINWTDGYAAMKTNAEVVPYNTHDPTDFTASTKEGRGALVDWLELGYVSQDRSTRCISRTVEYSLNDFAISQVAAGEMSSDQEKHLRRSAGWQAIWNPDVESLGFDGFLAPKFSNGSFNNSGYDPLYCYGCEWSDYTYEGVPWEYSFVIPHDMQTLVDLMGGSETFEARLDLMVRTINLLHIIHPRPQWRRNNNSHEHRVLLSPTQIYINEPDFATPYLYNYINKQYKSVQRTRELANQYFHDTPYGIPGNSDAGAMNTWLLWCMLGTYPIVTTDVYLLGSPWFNDLNMTINGNNTLRIRATGLEDGVYVQSVKINGEKWTRNWFEHGDVMRTGGVIEFELGSEPVVWEEGDVPPSPGHVEV; from the exons ATGAGGTCTCTAATGTCTGCTAGAAACGTCTCGCTCTTGAGCCTTACTATGGGCGTAGCTGCGGCAGTGGATTATTCTCAATATGTGAATCCGTTCATAGGCTCTGAAGGACCCTTTCCAGGACAGGGGTATGGTGGAGGCGATATCTTCGTCGGCGGTGCTCGACCCTTTGGCGTAGCCAAGGTGGGCATCGACACCACCGCGGCGAACTGGAGCATGGCCGTGCTGAATGGAGGCTGGTCTCCAGACGGAAATGTGACTGCCATAA CGATGATGCATGAGAGCGGCACTGGCGGTGCTCCCAAGTACGGAATCATTCCACAAATGCCCTTGACGCACATCGATCCACCAGTAAACATCCTTGACAATTTGACGTATAGTCAGCCGAGG GTCGGTCACGATACAGCTAGTGTAGGATATTTCAAGACGCAACTGCAAAATGGAGTTCAGATAGAATTATCGGGCTCTCGCCACGCTGGAATCATCGAGTACAGCTTTCCCGCAGGTGATAAACACATCCTGGTCGATGTCTCTCAC TATCTTCCGGGATCCCCAAATGATCCAAACAGTCAATTCTATGTTGGTGGAGAGATCCATATCCTTGACAATGGACAGGCGTATTCAGGCTACGGAACATACATCGGGGGCTGGAATAATG GCGCCCCTTTCACAGTTTATTTCTACGGAGAATTTGACAAGGCACCAGGAAGTGCTCGAGTATTTAAAGGGCCAAACACAGATCCAATGCGAGGGTATCAGGGCCTTGCAAATGGGCAGTCAAGTTTCCCCGTCTATGGCAACTTGACCAACACAGCGTCGTCGGGGCCGATGAATGACCGTGTGGGCGGGATATTCAGTTGGAACACTCATGAAGAACTGAGCATTAGCTCAAGGGTAGGAATCTCCTTTATCTCGTCAGAAAAGGCACATTCGTATATCCGCAACGAGATTCCGTCATGGAGACTCAACGACACGGTAGACGCGGCCCTCGAAGAATGGAACAACGATGTCTTCAGCAAGATTCAGGTCCCGCTAGATGACACGGCGAACTTGACAAACGTGCGGTTATTGTACAGCTCACTCTACTTTATTCACCTGATGCCGTCTGATAGGACGGGCGAGAATCCACTCTGGGAATCAGGCGAGCCCTCATGGGATGATTTTTACACTCTTT GGGACATATTTCGGTGTACCGTTAGCTTCTACCATATCTTCCAGCCCGTTTACTACGAGTCAATGATCCGCGGATTAATCGACATATGGAG ACATCAAGGCTTCCTCCCCGATGGCCGCTCTGGAAATTGGAACGGTCTTGTACAGGGTGGCTCTAATGCTGACAACGTCCTAGCCGACGCATACGTAAAGGGCCTTCGCGGTGCAATAAACTGGACTGATGGTTATGCCGCCATGAAGACGAATGCAGAGGTAGTACCCTACAATACCCACGATCCAACCGACTTCACTGCCAGTACGAAAGAAGGCCGCGGGGCGCTGGTCGATTGGCTCGAGCTCGGCTATGTCTCCCAAGACCGAAGTACGCGCTGCATTTCGCGGACGGTGGAGTATAGTCTGAATGATTTTGCAATTAGCCAGGTTGCAGCGGGTGAGATGTCGAGTGACCAGGAGAAACACCTGCGTCGCTCGGCAGGCTGGCAGGCAATATGGAATCCGGACGTGGAGAGTCTTGGTTTCGATGGCTTTCTGGCGCCGAAGTTCTCAAATGGAAGCTTCAATAATTCGGGGTATGATCCGCTCTATTGTTATGGGTGTGAGTGGAGTGACTATACTTATGAAGGAGTTCCTTGGG AATACTCTTTCGTGATCCCGCACGACATGCAAACCCTAGTCGACCTCATGGGCGGTTCGGAGACCTTCGAAGCACGACTGGACCTCATGGTACGTACCATAAATCTCCTTCACATAATTCA CCCTCGGCCCCAATGGCGCAGGAATAACAACTCTCATGAACATAGGGTACTCCTCTCTCCCACGCAGATTTATAT AAACGAACCCGACTTCGCCACGCCGTATCTCTATAACTACATAAATAAGCAATACAAATCCGTCCAACGGACGCGGGAGCTCGCTAATCAGTA CTTCCACGACACTCCCTACGGAATCCCGGGGAACTCCGATGCTGGGGCAATGAACACCTGGCTCCTCTGGTGCATGCTGGGAACATATCCCATAGTCACAACGGACGTCTACCTGCTAGGTTCGCCGTGGTTCAATGACCTGAACATGACAATCAACGGTAATAACACGCTAAGAATTCGCGCTACGGGGTTAGAGGATGGGGTCTACGTGCAGAGTGTCAAGATCAACGGGGAGAAGTGGACGAGAAATTGGTTTGAGCATGGGGACGTTATGCGGACCGGCGGGGTAATTGAGTTTGAGCTTGGAAGCGAACCCGTCGtctgggaagaaggagacgtGCCGCCAAGTCCCGGACATGTCGAAGTCTGA
- a CDS encoding protein crhD (transcript_id=CADANIAT00010026) yields the protein MTLFRNLALLAASIAPVVAQTWTHCNPTKEDCEPNPALGTNYTWGFNETLNDKIWNVTNGEINYTDDGAEFTIAKKLESPTIQSTFYIFFGILEFQAKMAKGGGIVSSVVLQSDDLDEIDWEWVGYNTTEIQTNYYSKGVTDYKNGKFYYVENADTEWHNYTTYWTSEKLEWWVDGQLLRTLTYDEAKNGTESTFPQTPCNVRIGIWPAGDPNNAQGTIEWAGGEVDYDKGPYTMTVKDVRVHDFNTGKAYEYGDSSGSWESINIIKGNSTAAEEINKPPPKSLSEKWDDLPSGAKAGVYVGAAAAGAILLALFIFFFIRQRKKGRLEHALDDAKFNNERNEMNNYQSNWKQSEWRNGGYQPVR from the exons ATGACCCTTTTTCGAAACCTGGCCCTTCTAGCGGCCTCTATCGCCCCTGTTGTTGCCCAGACATGGACGCACTGCAATCCCACTAAAGAGGACTGTGAACCCAACCCGGCGCTGGGAACCAACTACACCTGGGGCTTTAATGAGACCCTCAATGACAAGATCTGGAACGTGACTAATGGCGAGATCAACTACACCGATGACGGCGCCGAATTCACGATTGCGAAGAAACTCGAGTCGCCTACGATCCAGTCCACCTTCTACATCTTCTTCGGTATCCTTGAATTCCAGGCCAAGATGGCCAAGGGCGGTGGTATTGTCAGTAGTGTGGTCTTGCAGTCGGACGATCTGGATGAAATCGACTGGGAATGGGTTGGGTACAATACGACGGAAATCCAGACCAACTACTACAGCAAGGGAGTCACAGACTATAAAAACGGCAAATTCTACTATGTTGAAAATGCCGATACGGAATGGCATAACTACACCACTTATTGGACCTCGGAGAAATTGGAGTGGTGGGTCGATGGTCAGTTGCTGCGGACCCTTACCTATGACGAGGCGAAGAACGGCACCGAGAGCACTTTCCCGCAAACACCCTGCAATGTCCGTATCGGTATCTGGCCGGCAGGTGACCCCAACAATGCCCAGGGTACGATTGAATGGGCTGGAGGTGAAGTTGACTACGACAAAGGCCCGTACACCATGACCGTCAAGGATGTGCGCGTGCACGACTTCAACACCGGAAAGGCGTATGAGTATGGAGACAGCTCTGGCTCGTGGGAGAGCATTAATATCATCAA GGGTAACTCCACTGCCGCGGAGGAAATCAACAAGCCCCCGCCAAAGTCTCTGTCTGAAAAATGGGACGATCTGCCTTCGGGTGCCAAAGCCGGCGTCTATGTTGGAGCCGCCGCTGCCGGAGCCATCCTGCTTGCCctgttcatcttcttctttattcgccagcgcaagaaggGTCGTCTCGAGCACGCCCTTGACGATGCCAAGTTCAACAACGAGCGCAACGAGATGAACAACTATCAGAGCAACTGGAAGCAGAGCGAGTGGAGGAATGGGGGCTACCAGCCTGTGCGCTAA
- a CDS encoding uncharacterized protein (transcript_id=CADANIAT00010027), with translation MKLDFAFLTFALASVPAANAWRVRFYQLEDGKGPQYTNAGPGGTGWRCHPNVGSLDGKVSSMRYWSDNSEHTTRCCIYLYTGQNCDGSLDKTFGHFCRNQYLNFHEWGLANKIRSYKTNCYAIDPDYAKRSADGDELELDPEFDPDFDQEFEYDDGYEVEPETSS, from the coding sequence ATGAAGCTCGACTTTGCCTTCCTTACTTTCGCCCTGGCCTCCGTGCCCGCCGCCAACGCCTGGCGCGTCAGGTTCTACCAGCTCGAAGATGGTAAAGGGCCCCAGTACACGAATGCAGGACCCGGTGGCACCGGATGGAGGTGCCATCCCAATGTTGGCAGTTTAGACGGCAAGGTCTCGTCCATGCGGTACTGGTCGGACAACTCAGAGCACACCACCCGCTGCTGCATTTACCTCTATACTGGCCAGAACTGCGACGGTTCGCTGGATAAGACGTTTGGCCACTTCTGCAGGAACCAGTACCTCAATTTTCACGAATGGGGCCTTGCAAACAAGATCCGTTCATACAAGACCAATTGCTACGCGATTGACCCTGATTATGCTAAGCGCAGCGCCGATGGggatgagctggagctcGACCCTGAGTTTGATCCGGACTTTGATCAGGAATTCGAGTACGATGATGGCTATGAAGTCGAGCCTGAAACCTCCTCCTAG